From Achromobacter spanius, a single genomic window includes:
- a CDS encoding amino acid ABC transporter permease, which produces MDWLIDFYNWRIVSQYTGQFAEGLANTLIAAGASLVLSVLAGVPLALAHMSSRALVWRPVAAYVQFVRSTPLLVQIYLVYYAVPYLVPGAKGWSEMVLGILAMTVHHAAYMSEIIRVGIESVPRGQIEGAKACGMNYHQRLRYVVLPQAFANTLPPLLGQTAVLIKDTSLLSLITVFELVAAGVQMNSERIVPNEAFLTIAAGYLLIYCVMLLLSKGVSLWLAGPAWNAR; this is translated from the coding sequence ATGGACTGGTTGATCGATTTCTATAACTGGCGCATCGTCAGCCAGTACACGGGCCAATTCGCCGAAGGCCTGGCCAATACCCTGATCGCGGCGGGCGCAAGCCTGGTGCTGTCGGTGCTGGCCGGGGTTCCGCTGGCGCTAGCCCATATGTCGTCCCGCGCCCTGGTGTGGCGTCCGGTGGCGGCTTATGTGCAATTCGTGCGCTCCACGCCGCTGCTCGTGCAGATCTACCTGGTCTATTACGCGGTGCCTTATCTGGTGCCGGGCGCCAAGGGCTGGAGCGAGATGGTGCTGGGCATCCTTGCCATGACCGTGCACCACGCGGCCTACATGAGCGAAATCATCCGCGTCGGCATCGAGTCCGTGCCGCGCGGCCAGATCGAAGGCGCCAAGGCCTGCGGCATGAACTACCACCAGCGCCTGCGCTACGTGGTGCTGCCGCAGGCCTTCGCGAACACGCTGCCGCCGCTGTTGGGCCAGACCGCCGTGCTGATCAAGGACACCTCGCTCTTGTCGCTGATCACGGTGTTTGAACTGGTTGCCGCGGGCGTGCAGATGAACAGCGAACGCATCGTGCCCAACGAAGCCTTCCTGACCATCGCGGCGGGCTATCTGCTGATCTACTGCGTCATGCTGCTGCTGTCCAAGGGCGTAAGCCTGTGGCTGGCCGGTCCGGCCTGGAACGCGAGGTAA
- a CDS encoding NAD(P)/FAD-dependent oxidoreductase, with the protein MVSEYIDTYYKRTLADGDTYYPALTGAASADVCVIGAGLAGLSTALELARRGRNVTLLEAKRIAWGASGRNGGSVSPAFSAGADAIRKHVDEDHFRQLYRLSMEGVEIIRDNIRDLRIADAHKVDGRLRVVRYEATNALRQWCDIQQRDFGRDVRLLSRSQVRERLVSDVYHQGIEDPSSFHFHPLNYARALARECVRLGVRIHEDSPVVQATLDGAVKHLKTEQGQIDAATVVLATGGYTGDVVPALRRAMLPIATYIMLTEPLGDRVREAIRSTAAIGDDRRAGNYYRVLDGGRIGWGSRITTRVDDPPDLAESLRRELLSVYPQLQGVRVEAAWSGRMAYARHLMPQIGLLGPNVWYCTAFGGHGMNTTSVGGRVVAEGITGDTQRYKLFEPFGLAWNGGSLGTAAVQLTYWSYQARDWWRERQSRA; encoded by the coding sequence ATGGTCTCCGAGTACATCGACACCTACTACAAGCGCACGCTCGCCGATGGCGACACCTACTATCCTGCGCTGACGGGCGCGGCCAGTGCCGACGTCTGCGTGATCGGCGCGGGGCTGGCGGGCCTGTCTACCGCGCTGGAACTGGCCCGGCGAGGCCGAAACGTCACGCTGCTGGAGGCCAAACGCATCGCCTGGGGCGCCTCGGGCCGCAACGGCGGCTCGGTGTCGCCAGCGTTCTCCGCGGGCGCCGACGCCATCCGCAAGCACGTCGACGAAGACCACTTCCGCCAGCTCTACCGGCTGTCGATGGAAGGCGTCGAGATCATCCGCGACAACATCCGCGACCTGCGCATCGCCGACGCCCACAAGGTCGACGGACGCCTGCGCGTCGTGCGCTACGAGGCCACCAATGCGCTGCGCCAGTGGTGCGACATCCAGCAGCGCGACTTCGGGCGCGACGTGCGGCTGCTCTCGCGCAGCCAGGTCCGCGAGCGGCTGGTGTCCGACGTCTATCACCAGGGCATCGAAGACCCCTCGTCCTTTCACTTCCATCCGTTGAACTACGCCCGCGCGCTGGCCCGCGAATGCGTGCGGCTAGGCGTGCGCATCCATGAAGATTCGCCCGTCGTGCAGGCCACGCTGGATGGCGCGGTCAAGCACCTGAAGACCGAGCAAGGCCAGATCGACGCCGCCACCGTGGTGCTGGCCACCGGCGGCTACACCGGCGACGTCGTGCCGGCCCTGCGCCGCGCAATGTTGCCGATTGCCACCTACATCATGCTGACCGAACCGCTGGGCGACCGCGTGCGGGAAGCCATCCGCAGCACAGCCGCCATCGGCGACGACCGGCGCGCCGGCAACTATTACCGGGTCCTGGATGGCGGCCGCATCGGCTGGGGCAGTAGAATCACCACCCGTGTCGACGACCCGCCCGATCTGGCCGAGTCCCTGCGCCGCGAACTGCTCAGCGTCTACCCCCAATTGCAGGGGGTGCGCGTGGAGGCGGCGTGGTCGGGACGCATGGCCTACGCGCGGCACCTGATGCCGCAGATCGGCCTGCTGGGTCCGAATGTCTGGTATTGCACCGCGTTCGGCGGACACGGCATGAACACAACGTCCGTGGGCGGGCGCGTCGTGGCCGAGGGTATCACCGGCGACACGCAGCGCTACAAGCTCTTCGAACCGTTCGGGTTGGCCTGGAACGGCGGGAGCCTTGGCACGGCGGCGGTTCAACTGACTTATTGGTCTTACCAGGCGCGCGACTGGTGGCGTGAGCGTCAATCGCGGGCCTGA
- a CDS encoding ABC transporter substrate-binding protein: protein MLKIKQWLGVASVALAAATVALPAQADELSDIIKRGELRVAVQTSGPLMSFMDKTGKRTGLAVEVAKRMADDLGVKLVLQDYEWKGLLPALLSGKADMVAADMTPTPQRAAQVLFSLPMFYADTVAVVPKDSPYKNYAELNKSGVTVGALGASTYAEVGKKMLPTATLKEFSGGSAPVGQALSSGRLDAGIMSLSTANQFLVDFGNLRVLEGVMVREPLAFAVGPNAFRLKFWLDNWQTLKTADNTLPELVQYWYSTDWKKDH, encoded by the coding sequence ATGCTGAAAATCAAACAATGGCTGGGCGTGGCCAGCGTCGCCCTGGCGGCCGCCACCGTGGCCCTGCCGGCACAGGCGGACGAACTTTCCGACATCATCAAGCGCGGTGAATTGCGCGTGGCGGTGCAGACCTCCGGGCCGCTGATGAGCTTCATGGACAAGACGGGCAAGCGCACGGGGCTGGCCGTGGAAGTCGCCAAGCGCATGGCCGACGACCTGGGCGTGAAGCTGGTGCTGCAGGATTATGAATGGAAGGGCCTCTTGCCCGCGCTGCTGTCGGGCAAGGCCGACATGGTGGCCGCCGACATGACGCCCACGCCGCAGCGCGCCGCGCAGGTGCTGTTCTCGCTGCCCATGTTCTACGCCGACACCGTCGCCGTGGTGCCCAAGGATTCGCCGTACAAGAACTACGCCGAACTGAACAAGTCGGGCGTCACCGTCGGCGCGCTGGGCGCCAGCACCTACGCCGAAGTCGGCAAGAAGATGCTGCCCACCGCCACGCTCAAGGAGTTCTCGGGCGGCAGCGCCCCGGTCGGCCAGGCGCTGTCCAGCGGCCGGCTGGACGCCGGCATCATGTCGCTGTCCACCGCCAACCAGTTCCTCGTCGACTTCGGCAACCTGCGGGTGCTGGAGGGCGTGATGGTGCGCGAGCCCCTGGCGTTCGCCGTCGGCCCCAATGCGTTCCGCCTGAAGTTCTGGCTGGACAACTGGCAGACGCTCAAGACTGCCGACAACACGTTGCCGGAACTGGTGCAGTACTGGTACTCCACCGATTGGAAGAAAGACCACTGA
- a CDS encoding effector protein Tle3 domain-containing protein has translation MFSPPITGKTRAILAPDATDAYVQKQQPKPCIVILIHGVNDLAGVYDDLETGICTGLNERLDHLFTKRGERSPAALNPARYTSPRDDDGKAPNPDAMYYRRRPTAGKHGGRSRSVVIPFYWGFREEEGRIQKQTPHGEWLDRFGNRLDKAGTKEGGFFANATTTLPDMFGQGFSGKLAGLPLNAMFGSPDHPLFPAPSRRYMVLAAQRLAMLVRIIRAYRHPDGRSGEDDTINVVGHSQGNLITLLANAMLHDEGLRPIDGFVMMSPPYSLAETTFEHVEQGDSQQTTPARVKALSNIVNFIGQQPHQTPSFADMADASKDSCIGGLRWTGQQCETSIDGNTITFAERDNRGGVFLYFSPQDQTVGMANIQGIGWQGIGQAASFKVSHLNASEKGLFNLDHRVSVEGHGRLIVHVSALPELGNRFYQRVFTMRERDGKGEEVGKPPSYDYMLVEVGERSWEGTDHGGLSSAYFSHGQTVTIQAPTLPVPFLPDFVAGGTSLDRKGSKGIKPVWTATDPIDASIAITNGGIGVHTTRVMTLPTDGLSGPALRRALEEMVSDLNDLSRNPYVDPENSAWAADWHRVAHVKPLGHGRYETVFEETPNQARRRMMDAPAGSNAAISFHSAIPMNAMHSRRAVAYDLAIGQACSIDDDVFYAYLCRVADWRLNWKREDGPWGSSQDLATSGEPYEPVLRCYENESKANRQLIDDTSLYQSNKRPPPDGPLEGGGFLPKVTLDADYPSLVAYQSVEDRDAGCDSQCNL, from the coding sequence ATGTTCTCACCCCCCATCACAGGAAAGACCCGCGCCATCCTCGCGCCCGACGCGACAGACGCTTACGTGCAGAAGCAGCAGCCCAAGCCCTGCATCGTGATCCTGATTCACGGGGTCAACGATCTGGCTGGTGTTTACGACGACCTTGAAACTGGCATCTGCACGGGGTTGAACGAACGTCTGGACCATCTGTTCACCAAGCGGGGCGAGCGCAGTCCTGCTGCGCTCAATCCGGCCCGCTACACATCACCCAGGGACGATGACGGTAAAGCGCCGAATCCCGACGCGATGTACTACCGTCGCCGACCGACAGCGGGCAAGCATGGCGGGCGCTCTCGTAGCGTAGTCATTCCCTTCTATTGGGGCTTTCGTGAAGAGGAAGGCCGTATCCAGAAGCAGACGCCCCATGGCGAATGGCTGGACCGCTTCGGCAACCGGTTGGACAAGGCAGGGACCAAGGAAGGTGGCTTCTTTGCCAATGCCACCACGACCCTCCCGGACATGTTTGGCCAGGGATTTTCCGGCAAGCTCGCGGGGCTGCCCCTCAACGCGATGTTTGGATCTCCAGACCATCCGCTGTTTCCGGCGCCGTCGCGGCGTTACATGGTGCTGGCGGCGCAGCGGCTGGCCATGTTGGTCAGGATCATCCGCGCCTATCGGCATCCCGATGGTCGCTCGGGCGAAGACGACACCATCAATGTAGTTGGCCATAGCCAGGGCAATCTCATTACGCTGCTGGCAAATGCCATGCTTCATGATGAGGGCTTGCGGCCCATCGATGGCTTTGTCATGATGAGCCCACCCTATAGCCTGGCGGAAACAACCTTCGAGCACGTAGAGCAGGGGGATAGTCAGCAGACGACGCCTGCGCGAGTTAAGGCGCTCAGCAACATCGTCAACTTCATCGGTCAACAGCCCCATCAGACGCCGTCCTTCGCGGACATGGCCGATGCCAGCAAGGATAGCTGCATCGGCGGTCTTCGCTGGACCGGGCAGCAATGTGAAACCTCCATCGATGGAAACACGATCACGTTCGCAGAGCGTGACAACCGCGGCGGTGTGTTTCTGTATTTCTCGCCGCAGGATCAGACGGTGGGGATGGCCAACATTCAGGGGATAGGCTGGCAGGGGATTGGTCAAGCTGCCAGTTTTAAGGTCTCACACCTGAACGCCTCAGAAAAAGGCCTTTTCAACCTCGACCATCGAGTGTCCGTGGAAGGACATGGTCGCTTGATTGTTCATGTTTCCGCCTTGCCCGAGCTGGGCAATCGCTTCTATCAACGCGTCTTCACGATGCGCGAACGCGATGGCAAGGGCGAGGAGGTCGGCAAACCGCCTTCCTACGATTACATGCTTGTCGAAGTCGGCGAGCGCAGCTGGGAAGGCACCGACCACGGGGGCTTATCGAGCGCCTACTTCTCACACGGACAAACCGTCACCATTCAGGCTCCGACCTTGCCGGTGCCGTTCCTGCCGGATTTTGTTGCCGGCGGCACATCGCTGGATCGTAAAGGGTCTAAAGGCATCAAACCGGTATGGACGGCTACCGATCCTATCGACGCGTCAATTGCCATTACAAACGGCGGCATCGGCGTCCACACCACGCGGGTGATGACGCTCCCGACTGACGGCCTGAGCGGCCCGGCGCTGCGGCGGGCGCTGGAGGAAATGGTGTCCGACCTGAATGACCTGAGCCGCAACCCCTACGTTGACCCCGAGAACAGTGCGTGGGCTGCCGACTGGCACCGTGTCGCGCACGTCAAGCCGTTGGGTCATGGACGTTACGAAACGGTGTTCGAAGAGACGCCGAACCAGGCGCGCAGGCGGATGATGGATGCGCCGGCAGGCAGCAACGCAGCCATCTCGTTTCATTCGGCGATTCCGATGAACGCCATGCACAGCCGGCGCGCCGTGGCTTACGACTTGGCCATCGGGCAGGCCTGCAGCATTGACGATGATGTTTTCTATGCCTATTTGTGCCGTGTGGCGGATTGGCGGCTGAATTGGAAAAGAGAAGACGGACCCTGGGGCAGTTCTCAGGACCTGGCAACAAGTGGCGAGCCGTATGAACCGGTGTTGAGGTGCTATGAGAATGAATCAAAGGCGAACAGGCAGTTGATTGACGACACCTCTCTTTATCAAAGTAACAAGAGGCCGCCGCCGGATGGGCCTTTAGAAGGCGGAGGATTCCTGCCAAAGGTCACGCTCGATGCGGACTATCCCAGTCTGGTCGCTTACCAGAGCGTGGAAGATAGAGACGCAGGTTGCGATTCACAGTGCAACCTCTGA
- a CDS encoding amino acid ABC transporter ATP-binding protein, with protein MAEPLLVVQAVKKTYQRDGHPPHLALDGIDCQLERGEVMVVVGPSGSGKSTLLRTLNGLESIDSGTIRVNGVSLTDPATDVNRWRTDVGMVFQHFNLFQHRTALDNVALPQRVVRGRSRADAERYARDLLGRVGMAEFGDRYPSQLSGGQQQRVAIARALAMDPQLMLFDEATSALDPETVGGILELMRALARDGMTMAVVTHEMGFARDVGDRALFMDAGRIVEMGTPDEVFGHPKEARTRAFLEKIL; from the coding sequence GTGGCGGAACCGTTGCTCGTTGTTCAGGCAGTCAAGAAGACCTATCAGCGCGACGGGCATCCCCCGCATCTGGCGCTGGACGGCATCGATTGCCAGCTCGAACGCGGCGAGGTGATGGTCGTGGTCGGCCCGTCGGGCTCGGGCAAGAGCACCTTGCTGCGCACCCTGAACGGCCTGGAAAGCATCGACAGCGGCACGATCCGCGTCAATGGCGTGTCGCTCACGGATCCGGCCACCGATGTCAACCGCTGGCGCACCGACGTCGGCATGGTGTTCCAGCACTTCAACCTGTTCCAGCACCGTACTGCGCTCGACAATGTGGCGCTACCCCAGCGCGTGGTGCGCGGCCGCAGCCGCGCCGACGCCGAGCGCTACGCCCGCGACCTGCTGGGCCGCGTCGGCATGGCGGAATTCGGCGACCGTTATCCCAGCCAGTTGTCCGGCGGCCAGCAGCAGCGCGTGGCGATCGCGCGCGCGCTGGCGATGGACCCGCAGCTCATGCTGTTCGACGAGGCCACGTCGGCGCTCGATCCTGAAACGGTGGGCGGCATTCTTGAACTGATGCGCGCCCTGGCGCGCGACGGCATGACGATGGCGGTGGTGACCCACGAAATGGGCTTCGCCCGCGATGTTGGCGACCGCGCGCTCTTCATGGACGCCGGCCGCATCGTGGAGATGGGCACGCCCGACGAAGTGTTCGGTCACCCTAAAGAAGCGCGCACCCGCGCCTTCCTGGAAAAGATTCTGTAG
- a CDS encoding type VI secretion system Vgr family protein, whose product MPTQSDLRFTFAIGDESFEVVEFTLQEGLSETFLLEVDLSSASAAIDFGTVLDRAALLTIWHGDTPVRYVHGAVSAFVQGDTGFRRTRYSAIVEPRLARLKLSSDWRIFQSLTVPQIAETVLKAHGLTQDYEQRNTTEHLTREYCVQAGDTDYQFVERIMREEGFFYSFRHTAEGHQLVHSDRLFIHGRVGDDPVQYHPTPGGDQPQPALRRFSYIENVRTARQTQRDYTFHNPRYTHQHSSDGQDLNHQGRRYERYDYPARAKFDEAGRPFAVNRLRGRRRDACIARVEGDDPRLQPGISFILAGHPREDMNRGWRPVRIVHRGTQHTSQAEESAQAQLGTQYRYEADLVPDDAEWRAEPFPPPRIDGPQNAVVVGPPNEEIFTDEYGRVKVQFPWDRLGNQDDHSSCWIRVSQNIAGATWGHMAIPRIGQEVIVQFLDGDTDQPIITGRAYNRLQLPPYELPKFKELATVKSKEHKGNRASELRLDDTTSQISAALMNDHGATHLHLGYLTHPRPRGGNPRGEGFELRTDLHGALRAAQGLLLTTDEQPDAQGGHLARTQLVQCLESALELAKNLGEYAEQHQNLPHDAGPQTTLSNAVRDLGHGANDESGENGGQPLIGLSSPAGIAAATPRSITLAAGQHLDTVAEQNQHVTAGQSIVMNAGQGISQFTHAGDLRHIAHQGQVRVQAQQASIHLQADKSVVVSASKEHVLVTADKHITLLCQGAYIKMEGGNIEYGCPGAMTFKAASYDWVGAASESGTLPQFDVGSTQRRFVLTLPDGERPAARHPYRITLSNGDVVEGETDAEGGTDLVEMGEMHIASLTLLPRNGSGAS is encoded by the coding sequence ATGCCCACCCAATCTGATCTGCGCTTCACATTCGCCATCGGCGATGAGTCCTTCGAGGTAGTTGAATTTACGTTGCAGGAAGGGTTGTCCGAGACCTTCCTGCTTGAAGTTGACTTGTCCAGCGCCAGCGCTGCCATCGACTTCGGCACAGTGCTGGACCGTGCCGCACTGCTCACCATCTGGCACGGCGATACGCCGGTTCGCTACGTGCACGGCGCCGTCTCCGCCTTCGTTCAGGGCGACACAGGCTTTCGCAGAACCCGTTACTCCGCGATCGTCGAGCCGCGTCTTGCGCGCTTGAAACTCAGCTCCGACTGGCGCATCTTCCAGTCCCTTACGGTCCCGCAAATTGCCGAAACCGTGCTCAAGGCGCATGGCCTTACCCAGGATTACGAGCAGCGCAACACCACTGAGCATCTGACCCGTGAGTACTGCGTCCAGGCTGGCGATACCGACTACCAGTTCGTCGAGCGCATCATGCGCGAGGAAGGATTTTTCTACTCCTTTCGCCACACCGCCGAGGGCCATCAGCTGGTTCATAGCGATCGCCTCTTCATCCACGGTCGCGTGGGCGACGACCCCGTGCAGTATCACCCTACGCCGGGCGGTGACCAGCCGCAGCCCGCGCTGCGCCGCTTTTCGTACATCGAGAACGTGCGCACCGCACGCCAGACACAGCGCGACTACACCTTTCACAACCCGCGCTACACCCATCAGCACAGCAGCGACGGGCAAGACCTGAACCATCAAGGGCGCCGCTACGAGCGATACGACTACCCCGCACGTGCCAAGTTCGACGAGGCCGGCAGGCCTTTTGCCGTGAACCGCCTGCGCGGTCGCCGCCGTGATGCCTGCATCGCCCGGGTCGAAGGCGACGATCCCCGTCTGCAGCCGGGCATTTCATTCATCCTGGCTGGCCACCCGCGCGAAGATATGAATCGCGGATGGCGTCCGGTCCGCATCGTCCACCGCGGTACGCAACACACCAGTCAGGCAGAGGAAAGCGCCCAGGCGCAATTGGGCACGCAATACCGCTACGAGGCCGATCTCGTTCCGGACGACGCCGAGTGGCGCGCCGAACCGTTCCCCCCGCCACGCATCGATGGCCCCCAGAACGCCGTCGTTGTTGGTCCGCCCAACGAGGAAATCTTTACCGACGAGTACGGACGGGTGAAGGTCCAATTCCCGTGGGACCGGCTGGGTAACCAGGACGATCACAGTTCCTGCTGGATCCGCGTGTCGCAGAACATCGCCGGCGCCACCTGGGGCCACATGGCCATCCCGCGCATCGGACAGGAGGTCATCGTCCAGTTCCTGGATGGGGATACCGATCAGCCGATCATCACGGGCAGGGCCTACAACCGCCTGCAATTGCCGCCGTACGAATTGCCCAAATTCAAGGAACTGGCAACGGTCAAAAGCAAGGAACACAAAGGGAACCGCGCCAGTGAATTGCGGCTGGACGACACCACATCTCAGATCAGCGCCGCGCTGATGAACGACCATGGCGCAACCCATCTGCACCTTGGCTACCTGACGCACCCTCGGCCCCGCGGCGGAAACCCCCGCGGTGAAGGCTTCGAGTTGCGTACCGACCTGCACGGTGCCCTGCGCGCCGCACAGGGTCTGCTGCTTACCACTGATGAACAACCGGACGCCCAAGGGGGACACCTTGCGCGCACCCAGTTGGTCCAATGCCTGGAAAGTGCGCTCGAGTTGGCGAAAAACCTGGGCGAGTACGCTGAACAGCATCAGAATCTGCCGCACGACGCCGGTCCCCAGACAACCTTGTCCAACGCCGTCCGCGACTTGGGGCATGGCGCAAACGACGAGAGCGGCGAAAACGGCGGGCAGCCCCTAATCGGCCTCAGCAGCCCCGCAGGCATTGCCGCAGCCACGCCGCGCTCCATCACCCTCGCTGCAGGCCAGCATCTGGATACGGTCGCTGAGCAAAATCAACATGTCACGGCGGGCCAGTCCATCGTCATGAATGCCGGGCAAGGCATCAGTCAATTCACCCATGCCGGTGATCTGCGCCACATCGCGCATCAAGGGCAGGTGCGGGTCCAGGCTCAACAAGCGTCGATCCACCTTCAGGCAGACAAGAGCGTCGTGGTCAGCGCCAGCAAGGAACATGTTCTGGTGACCGCCGACAAGCACATCACGCTGCTATGCCAGGGCGCCTACATCAAGATGGAAGGGGGCAATATCGAGTACGGCTGCCCCGGTGCCATGACATTCAAAGCGGCCAGCTACGACTGGGTGGGTGCGGCGAGCGAATCCGGGACGTTACCTCAGTTCGATGTCGGATCGACTCAGAGACGCTTTGTGTTGACGTTGCCTGATGGCGAACGACCTGCCGCCAGGCATCCGTACAGAATCACGCTCAGTAATGGCGATGTGGTTGAGGGTGAAACCGATGCGGAGGGTGGCACCGACCTCGTGGAGATGGGGGAGATGCACATTGCCTCGCTAACGCTGCTTCCTCGAAATGGTTCGGGAGCTTCGTGA
- a CDS encoding amino acid ABC transporter permease yields MLDSYLSTAGVVLPFLLKGFWETLKISFVAIIAGSLLGFLIGVIRSYRIRGVHQLLGLYIHILRGTPFLVQLYIFYFVLPSSGIELLHWDSGTAAFVALSVYTSCYVAEIVMGAIQAVPRGQTEGAMTLGLRPLQILWLVILPQAMRLIVQPMSGVYVMLIKSTAILSVVGITELTRQGEVFIITFPAKSLFIYGMIAAIYFIYCYPLLRLANWLERRLTGGLQGAGLH; encoded by the coding sequence ATGCTGGACTCTTATCTTTCAACCGCCGGCGTCGTGCTGCCCTTTCTGCTCAAGGGCTTCTGGGAGACGCTGAAGATTTCCTTCGTGGCCATCATCGCCGGCTCGCTGCTGGGCTTTTTGATCGGCGTGATCCGCAGCTACCGCATCCGCGGGGTGCATCAGCTTCTGGGGCTGTACATCCACATCCTGCGCGGCACGCCGTTCCTGGTGCAGCTCTATATCTTCTACTTTGTGCTTCCCAGCTCCGGCATCGAGCTGCTGCACTGGGATTCCGGCACGGCGGCCTTCGTGGCGCTGTCGGTGTACACGTCCTGCTATGTGGCGGAAATCGTCATGGGCGCCATCCAGGCCGTGCCGCGCGGCCAGACCGAAGGCGCGATGACGCTGGGATTGCGTCCGCTCCAGATCCTGTGGCTGGTGATCTTGCCGCAGGCCATGCGCCTGATCGTGCAGCCCATGAGCGGCGTCTACGTCATGCTGATCAAAAGCACCGCCATCCTGTCCGTGGTCGGCATCACCGAACTCACGCGCCAGGGCGAGGTGTTCATCATCACCTTCCCGGCCAAATCGCTGTTTATCTACGGCATGATCGCCGCCATCTATTTCATCTACTGCTACCCGCTCCTGCGCCTGGCCAACTGGCTGGAAAGGCGCCTGACCGGGGGCCTGCAAGGCGCGGGCCTGCACTGA
- a CDS encoding helix-turn-helix domain-containing protein — translation MQGNKQSALAQRLRALRQARAWTLKQAAEATGVAASTLSKIENSLLSPTYDNLIKIAAGLDLDVAELFTASDAHMGTGRRSLSRQGEGRQYETPYYDHRLLCTALSHKRMMPFHTRVKARAFDEFQDWSRHGGEEFVYVLEGEVQLYTEFYEPARLKAGESFYIDSRMGHRVISLSPEDAIVLWVSTHTDIGEE, via the coding sequence ATGCAAGGCAACAAACAGAGCGCATTGGCACAACGGCTGCGAGCCTTGCGCCAGGCGCGTGCGTGGACCCTGAAGCAGGCGGCCGAGGCCACCGGCGTGGCCGCGTCCACCCTGTCAAAAATCGAGAACAGCCTGCTGTCCCCCACCTATGACAACCTGATCAAGATCGCGGCGGGCCTGGACCTGGACGTGGCCGAACTCTTCACCGCCTCCGACGCCCACATGGGCACAGGCCGCCGCAGCCTGAGCCGACAAGGCGAAGGCCGGCAGTACGAAACTCCGTACTACGACCACCGCCTGCTGTGCACCGCGCTGTCGCACAAACGCATGATGCCCTTCCACACCCGCGTCAAGGCGCGGGCCTTTGACGAGTTCCAGGACTGGAGCCGGCATGGAGGAGAGGAGTTTGTCTATGTGCTGGAGGGGGAGGTTCAGCTTTACACCGAGTTCTATGAACCGGCCCGGCTGAAGGCGGGGGAGAGCTTCTATATAGATAGCCGCATGGGGCACCGGGTGATCAGCCTGAGCCCGGAGGATGCGATCGTGCTGTGGGTGTCCACGCATACGGATATTGGGGAGGAGTAG